TGAGCTTCCCGCTGCTTTTGGCCAAGCAAGTCTTTACAAACAAAGATGGCTCTACCGGCGTATTGTTTCTGGTCACCAGCGACACCACGCTCACCTACGATGGGATCACCTCGCTCTATCAAAAACGATGGACGATCGAACCCTTCCACAAGTCGCTCAAGCAGAATGCCGCGCTCGAACGCTCGCCTGCCCACACGGTCACGACGCAGACCAATCACATCTTTGCCAGTTTGTGTGCGTTCATCAAGCTCGAGATGCTCAAGCGTAAATCCAAGTCGAATCATTTTGCCTTGAAATCGCATTTGTATCTGCACGCCGTTCAATCAGCTTTTGACGCCCTGCGCCAGCTGCAGCCCGTCACACTGGCTGCGTAACGTGAGCTGGTAAATGAGGCACCATCTCTTTCTCAATTCTCAATTCTCAATTTCATCCGCCGCCGGCAGGCCCGCCGAGGCCACCTTCGGTCAAACGGCGCAGGTCGGATAGCACGGCGTCCACTTCCTCGAGTGTCAGCGGCGAGCCGTCCTTCTTGGTCAGCGTGCCGTTGGCGATGCGCTCCGCTGCGACTTCGCGAATGGTGGCGTTGCGCTTCATGGCCTCTTTCACCAGCTCGGCGCCGACCAGGTAGCCGATGATGGGGTTGAGCGCGGTGACCACGATGGCATTCTTCGCCAGCCAGCCGCTGGCCTTCTCCGGCTGCGCCACGATGCCGACGACGCAGAACTTGACGAAGGCGTTGATCGAACCGATGGCCACCTGCATCATTTCGTTCAGGTTGTGGGCGATGACGGGCATCATCACGTTCAACTCGAGTTGGCCGGCCTGCGCCGCTAAGGCCACCGTGTGGTCGCAGCCCTGGATGTGAAACATGGCCATGTTCAGCATCTCGGCCAACACCGGGTTCACCTTGCCCGGCATGATGGACGAGCCCGGTTGCACGGCAGGGAGCCGGATTTCGTCCAGGCCGGTGGTGGGGCCGGAGCTGAGCAAGCGCAGATCGTTGGCGATTCGCGTCAACGTGATGGCCAGCGTGCGCATGCTGGCGCTGAAGTCGGCGGGATCGGCCATGCTTTGCATCCCCTCGAACAAGTTGTCGCTTTCGTGCAATGGCTGGCCGAGGAGGCGCGATAGCACCTGCACCATGCGCTTGTGATATTCGGGATGCGCGTTCAGGCCGGTGCCGACGGCGGTGCCGCCGATGGGCATGCGGCGCAGCCTATCGGCAGCGCAGTGGATGCGCTCCAGGTCGCGCTCCACCGCCCGCGCGTAGCCGCTGAACTCCTGACCAAGGCGGATGGGCACGGCATCCTGTAGATGCGTGCGGCCGG
The window above is part of the Candidatus Roseilinea sp. genome. Proteins encoded here:
- a CDS encoding aspartate ammonia-lyase, which codes for MEYRIEKDSLGEVRVPAHAYYGAQTQRAVNNFPITGRKPYFAFVWSMAAIKRAAAEVNRDLGLLEPRLANAIIQAAEEVMAGKFNDHFVVDPFQAGAGTSHNMNTNEVIANRASEILGVPLNSSEKKPVSPNDHVNMAQSTNDTTPTAIRLGVLWRLPELQAAVQGLIDALWAKAKEFDPIVKSGRTHLQDAVPIRLGQEFSGYARAVERDLERIHCAADRLRRMPIGGTAVGTGLNAHPEYHKRMVQVLSRLLGQPLHESDNLFEGMQSMADPADFSASMRTLAITLTRIANDLRLLSSGPTTGLDEIRLPAVQPGSSIMPGKVNPVLAEMLNMAMFHIQGCDHTVALAAQAGQLELNVMMPVIAHNLNEMMQVAIGSINAFVKFCVVGIVAQPEKASGWLAKNAIVVTALNPIIGYLVGAELVKEAMKRNATIREVAAERIANGTLTKKDGSPLTLEEVDAVLSDLRRLTEGGLGGPAGGG